The Halorhabdus sp. BNX81 genome includes a region encoding these proteins:
- a CDS encoding glycoside hydrolase family 2 TIM barrel-domain containing protein, whose product MTGHPGPTEQYRRIRRLETGWRFHQGEIDGAAAPDFDDAEWRSVDVPHDWSIEGPFDPDNPAGAAGAFLPGGVGWYRRSLPSDVEGETVYLRFDGIYRDSDVYLNGEHVGNRPNGYTSFNHDVSGVESSETLAVRVDNTDLPNCRWYSGSGIYRHVHLIETAPLHVVPWGTDVRTPAVTDRRARVDVHTTVANDAEEGAVCTLSTTVYDPAGEVVAEAATEQRLAAGQQHTFEQELAVADPALWSPETPERYHVRSVVHRQDPDGTAETAGEAVDDYVTPFGIRTVTFSADEGLLLNGEPMTLKGVNLHHSAGALGAAVPERALERRLETLAEMGANAIRTAHNPPQPELLDLCDRMGFLVIDEAFDKWRHEKTGKFFDDWWREDLEAMIRRDRNHPSVIAWSVGNESYDHGDPGMLDDLEMLVEAANDLDPTRPATYGSPAWGDGREGILENAEAVAERVDLFSGNYMEHHYDDLRERGVDVPIVGSECRPFFRGSGDDPLAFVPENPWFDVAERDDVVGQFIWSGFDYLGEAREWPSKGWPTGLIDTCGVPKPPAAFHRSVWSDEPMVEIAAFDPARERAPARPAWSWPALAGHWTFPDREDSRGFVHVVTFTNAETVTLYQNDERLGVQHLADNPDHMIEWYVPYESGTLRAVAETDGEVVATHELQTAGEPAQVELDPDREAITADGQDLVYVDARIVDDGGVVVPRADHEIECSVSGAGDLAGVDNGDLASNESYTDSRRSAYHGTALAIVQAGRESGEVRITADVEGLEGLEGDEVTIPVQAPE is encoded by the coding sequence ATGACCGGCCACCCGGGACCGACCGAACAGTACCGACGGATCCGCCGACTCGAAACGGGTTGGCGATTCCACCAGGGCGAGATCGACGGGGCGGCCGCCCCCGATTTCGACGACGCCGAGTGGCGATCCGTCGACGTGCCACACGACTGGAGCATCGAGGGACCCTTCGACCCGGACAACCCGGCGGGCGCGGCGGGGGCGTTTCTGCCCGGGGGCGTCGGGTGGTACCGTCGCTCGCTCCCGAGCGACGTCGAGGGCGAGACCGTCTACCTCCGCTTTGACGGCATCTATCGAGACAGCGACGTCTATCTCAATGGCGAGCACGTCGGCAACCGGCCGAACGGATACACGAGTTTCAATCACGACGTCAGCGGGGTCGAGAGTAGCGAGACACTCGCCGTCCGGGTCGACAATACCGACCTGCCGAACTGCCGGTGGTACTCCGGCTCGGGCATTTACCGGCACGTCCACCTGATCGAGACCGCACCACTCCACGTTGTCCCGTGGGGCACAGACGTCCGCACGCCGGCCGTGACGGACCGTCGTGCGCGAGTGGACGTCCACACCACGGTCGCCAACGACGCCGAGGAGGGGGCCGTCTGTACGCTCTCGACGACTGTCTACGACCCGGCGGGCGAGGTCGTCGCCGAGGCCGCGACCGAGCAGCGACTCGCCGCCGGACAGCAACACACGTTCGAGCAGGAACTCGCCGTCGCGGATCCCGCGTTGTGGTCGCCGGAGACGCCCGAACGGTATCACGTCCGAAGCGTCGTCCACCGCCAGGACCCGGACGGGACAGCGGAGACGGCGGGCGAAGCGGTCGACGACTACGTGACGCCCTTCGGAATCCGGACGGTCACGTTCTCGGCCGACGAGGGGTTGTTGCTCAACGGCGAGCCGATGACCCTCAAGGGAGTCAACCTCCACCACAGCGCCGGGGCGCTCGGGGCCGCCGTGCCCGAGCGTGCGCTCGAACGCCGCCTGGAGACCCTCGCCGAGATGGGCGCGAATGCCATCCGGACCGCCCACAATCCGCCCCAGCCCGAACTCCTGGATCTCTGTGACCGCATGGGCTTTCTGGTCATCGACGAAGCGTTCGACAAGTGGCGTCACGAGAAGACCGGGAAATTCTTCGACGACTGGTGGCGCGAGGATCTCGAAGCGATGATCCGCCGGGACCGCAACCACCCGTCGGTGATCGCCTGGAGCGTCGGCAACGAGAGCTACGACCACGGCGACCCGGGAATGCTCGACGATCTGGAAATGCTGGTCGAGGCAGCCAACGACCTCGATCCGACGCGGCCGGCGACCTACGGCAGCCCGGCCTGGGGCGACGGGCGCGAGGGGATCCTCGAGAACGCCGAAGCTGTCGCCGAGCGGGTCGATCTCTTCTCGGGCAACTACATGGAACACCACTACGACGACCTCCGCGAGCGGGGCGTCGACGTGCCGATCGTCGGTTCGGAGTGCCGGCCGTTCTTCCGGGGGTCGGGCGACGATCCGCTGGCGTTCGTCCCGGAGAACCCGTGGTTCGACGTCGCCGAGCGCGACGATGTCGTCGGGCAGTTCATCTGGAGCGGCTTCGACTATCTCGGAGAGGCGCGCGAGTGGCCGAGCAAGGGCTGGCCGACCGGCTTGATCGACACCTGTGGCGTCCCCAAGCCGCCGGCCGCCTTCCATCGGAGCGTCTGGAGCGACGAACCGATGGTCGAGATCGCGGCGTTCGATCCCGCCCGCGAGCGCGCGCCGGCCCGGCCGGCGTGGTCCTGGCCGGCGCTCGCCGGTCACTGGACGTTCCCCGACCGCGAGGACTCCCGCGGGTTCGTCCACGTCGTGACGTTCACCAACGCCGAGACGGTGACGCTCTATCAGAACGACGAGCGCCTCGGCGTCCAGCACCTCGCGGACAACCCCGACCACATGATCGAGTGGTACGTCCCCTACGAGTCGGGGACGTTGCGGGCCGTGGCGGAGACCGACGGCGAGGTCGTCGCGACTCACGAACTCCAGACGGCGGGCGAGCCCGCCCAGGTCGAACTCGATCCCGACCGCGAGGCCATCACGGCCGACGGGCAGGATCTGGTGTACGTCGACGCGCGGATCGTCGACGACGGGGGCGTCGTCGTGCCGCGGGCCGACCACGAGATCGAATGCTCCGTCAGCGGCGCTGGCGACCTCGCCGGCGTCGACAACGGCGACCTGGCCAGCAACGAGTCCTACACCGACTCCCGGCGGTCGGCCTACCACGGAACGGCGCTGGCGATCGTCCAGGCCGGGCGTGAATCCGGCGAGGTGAGGATCACGGCCGACGTCGAGGGCCTCGAGGGCCTCGAGGGCGACGAAGTGACGATCCCGGTTCAGGCCCCGGAGTGA
- a CDS encoding thioredoxin family protein, which yields MSILDDDDRAEVSELLEDMDEPIDIHVFTQDDCEYCEETVALVEDVADLSDAVEMGVHDMDDPLASDLGADRYEGGPVTVITREDIDGVRYFGIPSGQEFSSFLQDMITVSTGEPNIDESVLEEIAEIDDPVEITVFVTPTCPHCPKAVQTAHNFAVANENITANSVESQEFMELSEEFGVRGVPQINVNGTDGEFTGALPPQQFLQEVKGAL from the coding sequence ATGTCAATACTCGACGACGACGATAGAGCGGAAGTCTCGGAGCTACTCGAAGACATGGACGAGCCGATCGACATCCACGTCTTCACCCAGGACGATTGTGAGTACTGTGAAGAGACGGTGGCACTGGTCGAGGACGTTGCCGATCTCAGTGACGCGGTCGAGATGGGCGTCCACGACATGGACGACCCGCTGGCGAGCGACCTCGGCGCTGATCGCTACGAGGGCGGCCCCGTGACGGTCATCACCCGCGAGGATATCGATGGCGTCCGGTATTTCGGGATCCCCTCGGGTCAGGAGTTCAGTTCGTTCCTCCAGGACATGATCACGGTCTCAACCGGCGAGCCCAATATTGACGAGAGCGTCCTCGAAGAGATCGCCGAAATCGACGACCCGGTCGAGATCACCGTCTTCGTGACGCCGACCTGCCCGCATTGCCCGAAGGCAGTCCAGACGGCGCACAACTTCGCCGTGGCCAACGAGAACATCACCGCCAACTCGGTCGAATCCCAGGAGTTCATGGAGCTCTCCGAAGAGTTCGGCGTCCGGGGCGTCCCTCAGATCAACGTCAACGGGACCGACGGCGAGTTCACGGGTGCGCTCCCGCCCCAGCAGTTCCTCCAGGAAGTCAAGGGCGCGCTATAA
- a CDS encoding redoxin domain-containing protein: protein MELPFDVVDLGPAEHPQPGEAAPDFERPLVTDEYWEDVALSDLTADGPVLLVFFPMDGSFPATYIWNEITDRGWGSDDDLTVVGLSISSPYEHKDFIAEASLPYRLFSDPQNGVAETYGIVHDLDGMAGVSEPRPAAFLIDGDRTVEYAWVAAEWPEFPDYDAIAVAIEDL, encoded by the coding sequence ATGGAGTTGCCCTTCGACGTCGTCGACCTCGGCCCGGCCGAGCATCCCCAGCCCGGCGAAGCGGCCCCGGACTTCGAGCGCCCGCTGGTCACCGACGAGTACTGGGAGGACGTCGCGCTGTCAGATCTCACGGCCGACGGTCCCGTCCTGCTCGTCTTCTTCCCGATGGACGGGAGTTTCCCGGCGACGTACATCTGGAACGAGATCACCGACCGCGGGTGGGGCAGCGACGACGACCTGACCGTCGTCGGGCTCTCGATCTCCTCGCCCTACGAGCACAAGGACTTCATCGCGGAGGCATCCCTGCCCTATCGGCTGTTCAGCGACCCACAGAATGGTGTTGCCGAGACCTACGGCATCGTCCACGATCTCGACGGGATGGCGGGCGTCAGCGAGCCCCGCCCGGCCGCGTTCCTCATCGACGGAGACCGGACTGTCGAATACGCGTGGGTCGCGGCGGAATGGCCGGAGTTCCCGGACTACGACGCGATCGCGGTGGCGATCGAGGATCTCTGA
- a CDS encoding glutathione S-transferase N-terminal domain-containing protein, translating into MSESTTDASDEGDATITLYRLQACPFCERVARTLSEYDLDYQSRFVEPLHSERNAVKRVSGQRAVPVIVDDRTGVTMSESERIVQYLDRTYGEA; encoded by the coding sequence ATGAGCGAGTCCACAACCGACGCGTCCGACGAAGGCGACGCGACCATCACCCTGTACCGACTCCAGGCCTGTCCGTTCTGTGAGCGCGTTGCGCGGACGCTCTCGGAATACGACCTGGACTATCAGTCACGCTTCGTCGAGCCGCTGCACTCCGAGCGCAACGCCGTCAAGCGGGTCAGCGGCCAGCGCGCGGTCCCGGTGATCGTCGATGACCGGACCGGCGTGACGATGAGCGAGAGCGAGCGCATCGTCCAGTACCTCGATCGGACCTACGGGGAGGCCTGA
- a CDS encoding NAD-dependent epimerase/dehydratase family protein: protein MDVLIIGGTGVISTGITRQLVEAGHGVTIFNRGETDIDIPDAVSEIHGDRFDHDAFESAVADVEVDVVIDMMCFGSEDAESDIRAFAGEIEQFIFTSTVDVYHRPPERNPVTEDAAREPPVSDYAEGKAAAEDRFREAEAEGAFDVTIIRPWSTYGEGGGIFHTFGGGTYYIERIRQGKPIVVHGDGTSLWGSCHRDDVAAAYVNAVGNEVAYGETYHVTSEEVITWNQYHRRVAAALDAPEPDLVHIPTDVLREVAPDRTEMLRDHFQYSTVFDNSKAKRDLDFEYTVSFEEGVERTVAWLDEHDGIEVGEGDAFEDELVEAWRASAEDFLANFE from the coding sequence ATGGACGTACTGATTATCGGCGGTACTGGCGTCATCTCGACCGGCATCACGCGACAACTCGTCGAGGCAGGCCACGGCGTGACGATCTTCAACCGCGGAGAGACTGACATCGACATCCCCGATGCAGTCTCGGAGATCCACGGGGATCGCTTCGATCACGACGCGTTCGAATCGGCAGTCGCGGACGTCGAGGTCGACGTCGTCATCGACATGATGTGTTTCGGGAGCGAGGACGCCGAAAGCGATATCCGGGCCTTCGCCGGGGAGATCGAGCAGTTCATCTTCACCAGTACGGTCGACGTCTATCACCGCCCGCCCGAGCGTAATCCGGTCACTGAGGACGCCGCGCGCGAGCCGCCGGTCAGCGACTACGCCGAGGGCAAGGCCGCCGCCGAAGATCGCTTCCGGGAAGCAGAGGCCGAGGGTGCCTTCGACGTAACGATCATCCGCCCGTGGAGCACCTACGGCGAGGGCGGGGGAATCTTCCACACCTTCGGCGGCGGGACCTACTACATCGAACGGATTCGCCAGGGCAAACCCATCGTCGTCCACGGCGACGGCACCTCGCTGTGGGGCTCGTGTCACCGTGACGATGTCGCCGCGGCGTACGTCAACGCCGTCGGCAACGAGGTCGCCTACGGCGAGACCTATCACGTCACCAGCGAGGAAGTCATCACCTGGAACCAGTATCACCGCCGGGTGGCGGCCGCGCTCGACGCACCGGAGCCCGACCTCGTCCACATCCCGACTGACGTCCTCCGGGAGGTTGCGCCCGACCGCACGGAGATGCTCCGGGATCACTTCCAGTACAGCACGGTCTTCGACAACAGCAAGGCCAAACGCGATCTGGACTTCGAGTACACGGTTTCCTTTGAGGAGGGCGTCGAACGGACCGTCGCATGGCTCGACGAACACGACGGGATCGAGGTCGGCGAGGGTGACGCCTTCGAGGACGAACTTGTCGAGGCATGGCGGGCGTCGGCTGAGGACTTCCTCGCCAACTTCGAGTGA
- a CDS encoding Rrf2 family transcriptional regulator — protein sequence MDSNTLDLSPPHQSALTTLVNEYSESESPVKSARIAEKVNRTEGSVKNQMRKLSALGLVDSVPGPRGGYKPTEMAFQALERDQEADGEKVVVAQNYERVDVTVDEVTLTNVHHPTDCRARVHFQSILEEIEIGDALAVGPTPEFDLVVVGEVIEILGTGDEVILEIGKMEAPFVDEGL from the coding sequence ATGGATTCGAACACGCTCGATCTGTCCCCGCCACACCAGAGCGCGTTGACGACCCTGGTCAACGAGTATTCGGAGTCCGAGTCTCCGGTCAAAAGTGCCCGGATAGCCGAGAAGGTAAACCGAACGGAAGGGTCGGTCAAAAATCAGATGCGGAAGCTGTCAGCGCTCGGACTCGTGGATAGCGTCCCGGGGCCACGTGGCGGATACAAGCCAACCGAGATGGCCTTCCAGGCGCTCGAGCGCGACCAGGAGGCCGACGGCGAGAAGGTCGTCGTCGCCCAGAACTACGAGCGCGTCGACGTCACTGTCGACGAGGTCACGCTCACGAACGTCCACCACCCGACCGACTGTCGTGCCCGGGTGCACTTCCAGAGTATTCTCGAGGAGATCGAGATCGGCGACGCCCTCGCCGTCGGCCCAACGCCCGAGTTCGACCTCGTCGTGGTCGGCGAGGTGATCGAGATACTCGGCACCGGTGACGAGGTGATCCTCGAAATCGGCAAGATGGAAGCACCGTTCGTCGACGAGGGGCTATAA
- a CDS encoding hydrogenase maturation protease, which yields MNALLLGLGNDIKRDDVVGLDVTEALGERFGDRLDVETYTSGRLMLIQELSGYDRVFLVDAIKTDGGTPGDYYEFSPSEVEPGDDSGGLATHNVGLGTLQTLGEAMGQSMPEITIFAIEVENPFEYGEGMTDAVSEAVPALVDEIGDDIEKALAATATA from the coding sequence ATGAACGCACTCTTACTCGGCCTGGGCAACGATATCAAGCGCGACGACGTGGTCGGTCTGGACGTCACGGAAGCGCTCGGCGAGCGCTTTGGCGACCGGCTGGACGTCGAGACCTACACCTCCGGCCGGCTCATGCTCATCCAGGAACTCAGCGGGTACGACCGGGTGTTCCTCGTCGACGCGATCAAGACCGACGGCGGAACTCCCGGCGATTACTACGAGTTCTCCCCGAGCGAGGTCGAGCCGGGCGATGACTCGGGCGGGCTGGCAACCCACAACGTCGGGCTGGGGACGCTCCAGACGCTCGGCGAGGCGATGGGGCAATCCATGCCCGAGATCACGATCTTCGCGATCGAGGTCGAGAACCCGTTCGAGTACGGCGAGGGGATGACCGACGCCGTGAGCGAGGCTGTGCCGGCGCTCGTCGACGAAATCGGTGACGACATCGAGAAAGCGCTCGCGGCAACCGCGACGGCCTGA
- a CDS encoding Ni/Fe hydrogenase subunit alpha: protein MSKKEVIDPVTRVEGHGKITIHLDDEGSVEDAQFHVTEFRGFEEFVEGRPIWEMPEITARICGICPVSHQLAAAKAADDVMDADVPESAHKLRELLHMGQVLQSHALSFFYLSSPDLVLGYDADPAERNIEGVLNENPQLAERGIDLRSFGQNVIAALGEKKVHPDFAVAGGVSNTLDREDGEELLEESQPLPEYLRETIDLLKGIFEDMDDDTLDYATYPTGYMGLVTEEGGLEHYDGDIRLVDEGGDQLEEIDDGAYRDIIAERSKEWSYLKFPYYKERGFEDGQYRVGPLARLNAVDDIATPQAREEWVEFMDAAEGAVHERSTYYHWARLIEMLYCVERIQELLEDDDVYEGATNVPTKPKAGTGVGVIEAPRGTLIHEFTIDDGGIVEDANFIVATTHNNGAMNRGVLSAAEKFVEGPEIPEDILNKMESVIRCYDPCLSCSTHAIGEMPLELELEQGGETVASTSR from the coding sequence ATGAGCAAGAAGGAAGTAATCGATCCGGTCACGCGCGTCGAGGGGCACGGCAAGATCACCATCCACCTCGACGACGAGGGGAGCGTCGAGGACGCACAGTTCCACGTCACGGAGTTCCGTGGCTTCGAGGAGTTCGTCGAGGGCCGTCCCATCTGGGAGATGCCCGAGATCACGGCCCGCATCTGTGGCATCTGCCCGGTCAGCCACCAACTGGCCGCGGCGAAGGCCGCCGACGACGTCATGGATGCCGACGTCCCCGAGAGCGCCCACAAGCTTCGGGAGTTGCTCCACATGGGGCAGGTGCTCCAGAGTCACGCCCTGAGTTTCTTCTACCTCTCCAGTCCGGACCTGGTGCTTGGCTACGACGCCGACCCCGCCGAGCGTAACATCGAGGGCGTGTTGAACGAGAATCCACAGCTGGCCGAACGCGGGATCGACCTGCGGAGCTTCGGCCAGAACGTCATCGCCGCGCTGGGCGAGAAGAAGGTCCACCCCGACTTCGCGGTGGCTGGGGGCGTTTCGAACACGCTCGACCGCGAAGACGGCGAGGAATTGCTCGAAGAGAGCCAGCCCCTCCCCGAATACCTTCGGGAGACGATCGACCTCCTGAAGGGGATCTTCGAGGACATGGACGACGACACGCTGGATTATGCCACCTACCCGACGGGCTATATGGGCCTCGTGACTGAGGAGGGTGGCCTCGAACACTACGACGGCGACATCCGGCTCGTCGACGAGGGTGGTGACCAACTCGAAGAGATCGACGACGGCGCGTACCGGGACATCATCGCCGAGCGCTCCAAGGAGTGGAGCTACCTCAAGTTCCCCTACTACAAGGAGCGCGGGTTCGAGGACGGCCAGTACCGCGTCGGGCCGCTGGCTCGCCTGAACGCCGTCGACGACATCGCGACCCCGCAGGCCCGCGAGGAGTGGGTCGAGTTCATGGACGCGGCCGAGGGGGCCGTCCACGAACGCTCGACGTACTACCACTGGGCGCGGCTCATCGAGATGCTCTATTGCGTCGAGCGCATCCAGGAGCTCCTCGAAGACGATGATGTCTACGAGGGCGCGACGAACGTCCCGACCAAGCCCAAAGCGGGCACGGGCGTCGGCGTCATCGAGGCTCCACGGGGGACGCTCATCCACGAGTTCACGATCGACGACGGCGGGATCGTCGAGGACGCCAACTTCATCGTCGCCACCACGCACAACAACGGGGCGATGAACCGCGGCGTGCTCTCGGCCGCCGAGAAGTTTGTCGAGGGCCCCGAAATCCCGGAGGACATTCTCAACAAGATGGAGAGCGTCATCCGATGTTACGACCCGTGTCTGTCGTGTTCGACCCACGCCATCGGCGAAATGCCTCTGGAACTCGAACTCGAACAGGGCGGCGAGACGGTCGCCTCGACGAGTCGCTGA
- a CDS encoding NADH:ubiquinone oxidoreductase, protein MSAQTDAEAQDNDRTTVATVCLGGCSGCHMEFLNIDHGLVDLVEDVDIVASHMIVDEKGVPEADIGIAEGVVTNEENVEVAEALREHCDTVVAWGDCAALRGIMSLRNYQDRDEMLEETFMGEADDESEVPFGDDEGIPKLLEDARPLDEYIDVDVYVPGCPPDADVMKESLEALARGETPEIEGDKLQYD, encoded by the coding sequence ATGAGCGCACAGACTGACGCGGAAGCCCAGGACAACGACCGGACGACCGTCGCGACGGTGTGTCTCGGCGGCTGTTCGGGCTGTCACATGGAGTTTCTGAACATCGACCACGGTCTCGTGGATCTGGTCGAGGACGTCGACATCGTCGCCAGCCACATGATCGTCGACGAGAAAGGCGTCCCGGAGGCCGACATCGGCATCGCCGAGGGCGTCGTGACCAACGAGGAGAACGTCGAGGTCGCCGAGGCACTCCGGGAACACTGTGACACCGTCGTCGCCTGGGGGGACTGTGCGGCACTCCGTGGCATCATGTCCCTGCGAAACTATCAGGATCGCGACGAGATGCTCGAAGAGACCTTCATGGGCGAGGCCGACGACGAGAGCGAGGTGCCCTTCGGAGATGACGAAGGTATTCCGAAACTCCTCGAAGACGCCCGACCGTTGGACGAGTACATCGACGTGGACGTCTACGTCCCCGGGTGTCCGCCCGACGCTGACGTCATGAAAGAGAGCCTCGAAGCACTGGCACGTGGGGAAACCCCCGAGATCGAAGGCGACAAACTGCAGTACGACTAA
- a CDS encoding 2Fe-2S iron-sulfur cluster-binding protein, which translates to MSKATQSEAETGVTLEIDGREVQARDGQTILEAAREAGIDIPTLCEHANLSNVGACRMCLVEVDGERNETACTTAVQDGMDISVDTDELWNHRRTMLEMMFADQNHYCMYCEMEGDCELEDMFNRAGLDSSRVPLEYPDIEPDTSNEYVTMDLDRCIGCGRCIRTCDEIVGNGTLNFGNRGRETTIVADDDVPLGESSCISCGSCVQACPTGALYSPLSAYKGRERDCEVETTTCSECSVGCELEVFTNSGRIVKIEGNEDGPAGGQLCEMGRFELLADGRERITEPRVDGETVDLADAIDRARTALTEANGVNAFASDRLPRETLEALSETLSEYDASVEIPGAERAALESDVLAALEAELDVETADLLVDSLHDIEDSDTLVVYDTGIVETHPVVASYVRRAANGETTLVTIDDGTDRLERFADHSIELDAPTATVTEQVTDVFEAGTEALADAAIEDVVDVSLELSGDATFVLGPDVDDAETMVDVFGLAATSDNDVLSLGPGRNRAVADVPTDDLEADAEVAYLLAADDRGEDLDRQIELARGAETVIVQATRESALTEIADIVLPALDWFEREGTTVDADDDQRAVERVLDPRGEIDSDREIIAELQEVAA; encoded by the coding sequence ATGAGCAAGGCAACCCAGAGTGAGGCCGAGACGGGCGTCACTCTCGAAATCGACGGCCGGGAGGTACAGGCACGCGATGGACAGACGATTTTGGAGGCGGCCCGGGAGGCCGGTATCGACATTCCGACACTGTGTGAGCACGCGAACCTCTCGAACGTCGGGGCCTGCCGGATGTGCCTCGTCGAGGTCGACGGCGAGCGCAACGAGACCGCGTGTACGACCGCCGTCCAGGACGGCATGGACATCTCCGTCGACACCGACGAGCTATGGAACCACCGGCGAACGATGCTGGAGATGATGTTCGCCGACCAGAACCACTACTGCATGTACTGCGAGATGGAGGGCGACTGCGAACTCGAGGACATGTTCAACCGCGCCGGCCTCGACAGCAGTCGCGTTCCCCTGGAGTACCCCGATATCGAGCCGGACACCTCAAACGAGTACGTCACGATGGATCTGGATCGGTGCATCGGATGTGGACGGTGTATCCGGACCTGTGACGAGATCGTCGGCAACGGGACGCTGAACTTCGGCAACCGGGGCCGGGAGACGACGATCGTCGCCGACGACGACGTCCCGCTTGGCGAGTCCAGTTGTATCTCCTGTGGATCATGCGTCCAGGCGTGTCCGACCGGCGCGCTGTACAGCCCACTCAGCGCCTACAAGGGCCGGGAACGGGACTGCGAGGTCGAGACGACGACCTGCAGCGAGTGCTCGGTCGGCTGTGAGCTCGAGGTCTTCACTAACTCCGGGCGGATCGTCAAGATCGAGGGCAACGAGGACGGCCCGGCCGGGGGGCAGCTGTGTGAGATGGGGCGCTTCGAGTTGCTCGCCGACGGCCGCGAGCGGATCACCGAGCCGCGGGTTGACGGCGAGACGGTCGACCTCGCGGACGCGATCGACCGTGCCAGGACGGCCCTGACCGAGGCCAACGGCGTCAACGCGTTCGCCTCCGATCGCCTGCCACGTGAGACCCTGGAGGCGCTGTCCGAGACGCTTTCCGAATACGACGCCAGCGTGGAGATTCCGGGGGCCGAACGCGCCGCACTCGAATCGGACGTCCTCGCGGCCCTCGAAGCGGAACTCGACGTCGAGACGGCCGATCTCCTCGTCGACTCGCTGCACGACATCGAGGACAGCGACACGTTGGTCGTCTACGACACGGGGATCGTCGAAACCCATCCGGTCGTCGCTTCCTACGTCCGCCGGGCGGCCAACGGCGAGACGACGCTGGTTACGATCGACGACGGGACGGATCGCCTCGAACGGTTCGCGGATCACTCGATCGAACTCGATGCCCCGACCGCGACGGTCACCGAGCAGGTGACCGATGTCTTCGAGGCGGGGACCGAGGCGCTTGCGGACGCGGCTATCGAGGATGTCGTCGACGTGTCCCTGGAACTGTCCGGGGATGCGACGTTTGTCCTCGGGCCGGATGTCGACGACGCCGAGACGATGGTCGACGTCTTCGGACTCGCGGCGACCAGCGACAACGATGTCCTCAGCCTCGGGCCGGGGCGTAACCGCGCGGTCGCGGACGTCCCGACTGACGACCTCGAAGCCGACGCCGAGGTCGCGTACCTGTTGGCCGCCGACGACCGTGGCGAGGATCTTGACCGTCAGATCGAACTCGCCCGGGGGGCCGAGACGGTGATCGTCCAGGCCACTCGTGAGTCGGCGCTGACGGAGATTGCCGATATCGTCCTTCCCGCGCTGGACTGGTTCGAGCGTGAGGGGACGACCGTCGACGCCGACGACGACCAGCGCGCGGTCGAGCGCGTTCTCGACCCGCGGGGGGAGATCGATTCCGACCGTGAGATCATCGCGGAACTACAGGAGGTGGCCGCATGA